In the Thermodesulfovibrio yellowstonii DSM 11347 genome, one interval contains:
- a CDS encoding prepilin-type N-terminal cleavage/methylation domain-containing protein: protein MKKLFLRDEKGFTLIELLIVIAIIAILASIAIPQYMKYQQKAKVSSYAEPMARACMMDATAYCVENPASGSGSIIPVESLKNCSQSGISISTPGGTVILTGNESITCDSTGSVTTGAVTGSLAGVTSYTAICRVDAGGFKCEVK from the coding sequence ATGAAAAAATTGTTCTTAAGAGACGAAAAAGGATTTACACTTATTGAACTTCTTATTGTTATCGCAATTATTGCAATTTTAGCATCAATCGCAATTCCTCAGTACATGAAGTATCAACAAAAAGCAAAGGTTTCTTCTTATGCAGAACCAATGGCAAGAGCATGTATGATGGATGCAACTGCATACTGCGTTGAAAATCCTGCATCAGGAAGTGGTTCCATAATTCCAGTTGAAAGTCTTAAAAATTGCTCTCAATCAGGTATTTCCATCTCAACTCCTGGTGGAACTGTTATATTAACAGGCAATGAGAGTATTACATGTGATTCTACAGGCTCTGTTACAACAGGTGCAGTAACAGGCTCTTTAGCTGGAGTAACTTCTTATACAGCAATATGTAGGGTTGATGCAGGCGGATTCAAATGCGAGGTTAAATAA
- a CDS encoding sensor histidine kinase, translated as MKFQIKIIIVFSLIMGVILFYLNTVVINFFDSAKEDYIFQTFDKKELKRKEFIEKKFQEYVKDVLLREFLLVLSLMLILYKIIDRMLRQERDYRDFLELILLTISHKFGNFLATQQGNIEILKIRHDERALQRLETSYNYIQKDFYKILETISRFKEFSLNKEKINLKTIIEKNISIFDINNTRLILNLQDTYISANRQIIENIIFSLLENAIKYSNGKIHIRLSKNLLAIRNNIAQEQKGSGVGLKITEALAKKQGLKLKCRAKGDNFIAVVKFT; from the coding sequence TTGAAGTTTCAGATTAAGATAATTATTGTTTTTTCATTAATTATGGGAGTAATCCTCTTTTATTTGAATACGGTAGTAATAAACTTTTTTGATAGTGCCAAAGAAGATTATATTTTTCAGACATTTGATAAAAAGGAATTGAAAAGAAAAGAATTTATAGAAAAAAAATTCCAGGAATATGTAAAAGATGTTTTATTACGTGAATTTTTACTTGTTTTAAGTTTAATGTTAATTCTTTATAAAATCATTGACAGAATGCTTAGACAAGAAAGAGATTATAGAGATTTTTTAGAATTAATTCTTTTGACTATTTCTCATAAGTTTGGTAATTTTCTTGCTACTCAACAGGGTAATATAGAAATTTTGAAAATCCGACATGACGAAAGAGCTCTTCAAAGATTAGAAACAAGCTATAATTACATTCAGAAGGATTTTTACAAAATTCTGGAAACCATAAGCCGCTTTAAAGAGTTTTCACTTAATAAGGAGAAAATTAATTTGAAGACAATAATAGAGAAAAATATTTCAATATTTGATATAAATAATACAAGATTAATATTGAACTTGCAAGATACTTATATCTCCGCAAACCGACAGATTATTGAGAATATTATTTTTTCACTGCTGGAAAATGCCATTAAATATTCTAATGGGAAAATTCATATAAGACTATCAAAAAATTTACTTGCAATCAGAAACAACATTGCACAGGAACAAAAGGGTTCTGGAGTAGGATTGAAAATTACAGAAGCCCTTGCAAAAAAGCAAGGACTTAAACTTAAATGCAGAGCAAAAGGAGATAATTTTATAGCAGTAGTAAAATTCACATAA
- a CDS encoding response regulator transcription factor → MRILLIEDDRILGETLKDYLKIEAIETVWLYDERQLPKTIKKYEFDVIVIDLILKFTSGEEIIAALRKAGIETPILVTTAKKSIDDKETCFLRGADDYLTKPFEFKEFVLRLKALSRRKHIGNIINLGELIVNLDAKTIHKGNNEIKLSKKAWEVFILLLKKRGEIVDTETILNYIWPDKDVGDEIVRAYIKELRKVLPSDSIITYPGRGYKLS, encoded by the coding sequence ATGCGGATTCTTCTCATAGAAGATGATAGAATTTTGGGAGAAACACTAAAAGATTATCTCAAAATAGAAGCTATAGAAACAGTATGGCTTTATGATGAAAGACAACTTCCTAAAACAATCAAAAAATACGAGTTTGATGTAATAGTTATAGACCTGATACTTAAATTTACATCTGGCGAAGAAATAATTGCTGCATTAAGAAAAGCAGGCATTGAAACCCCAATTCTGGTTACTACTGCCAAAAAAAGCATAGATGATAAAGAGACATGTTTTTTAAGAGGTGCTGATGACTATCTTACAAAGCCTTTTGAATTCAAAGAGTTTGTCCTCAGGCTTAAGGCTTTAAGCAGAAGGAAACATATCGGAAACATCATTAACTTAGGAGAACTTATTGTAAATCTTGATGCTAAAACAATTCATAAAGGAAATAATGAGATAAAATTATCAAAAAAAGCATGGGAAGTTTTTATTCTTCTTTTAAAGAAAAGAGGTGAAATTGTTGATACAGAAACAATTTTAAACTACATATGGCCTGACAAGGATGTGGGAGATGAAATTGTGAGAGCATATATTAAAGAATTGAGAAAAGTATTGCCATCAGACAGTATAATAACTTATCCAGGAAGGGGATATAAACTGAGTTGA
- the pilQ gene encoding type IV pilus secretin PilQ produces MINKIVFILIFILFFASNLIAGEIKAIIPEGDILKIQLTEKTEYKVIPQEDPFKIKVEFKNTNPGILDKKMFFREGIVSEISAQAYGDTTIVDMLLVEPAKPEIKMENNILIISFSSPSDSISQQMKAKKIIEITVDETEEGFEISIQGDGELPEPSITKIDGYINVGFQGINLDTEPSEDIPVSIKRQGDELILSFFYGKEFDVEPVYLGDEIILDMKKVKETKIVESQETKSIETSLPKAGNEEKTISLDLQDADIVGVFRLLGDIGGYNIVIHPDVKGKVTLKLINVPWQQAVDVICKTFQLEKTFEGNIIRIAPVKIFQEEKKLEAETKDLFKKAEDEQIRIFVLKYASVDKVKGTIEAAKILSPKGTISTDERTRTVIIRDIPSVLGHIARLVADLDKPTRQILLEARIIEMSSSFSKSLGFEWGIQWYPPGTRTTIVGSVGAAAGSSASSVPGGTAPLAINLPASTGNVTSPTTAFTIGYLNPSQTIALDLRISALQQSGKGKVISNPKVITLDNQKAKIVQGASIPYGEKDVQSGQISTKFKDVAITVEATPHLIDDKSMLLDVSVIKEDLVEFVNIGGVYAPRTTKIEGNTKVSLKDGETLVIGGIYKKTDSLTESKVPGLGDVPLLGELFKSRGRDETLYEVMIFVTPRILKYE; encoded by the coding sequence ATGATAAATAAAATTGTTTTTATCTTAATTTTTATACTTTTTTTTGCATCAAATTTAATAGCTGGTGAGATTAAAGCGATAATTCCTGAAGGAGATATTCTAAAAATACAACTTACAGAAAAAACAGAATATAAAGTAATTCCTCAGGAAGATCCCTTTAAGATAAAAGTAGAGTTTAAAAACACAAATCCTGGAATTTTAGATAAAAAAATGTTTTTCAGAGAAGGAATTGTAAGTGAGATCTCAGCTCAAGCTTATGGAGATACCACTATTGTAGATATGCTTTTGGTTGAACCTGCTAAGCCTGAAATAAAAATGGAAAACAATATTTTGATCATTTCTTTTAGTTCTCCGTCTGATTCAATATCTCAACAGATGAAGGCGAAAAAGATTATTGAAATAACAGTTGATGAAACAGAGGAAGGTTTTGAGATATCAATTCAGGGAGATGGCGAACTTCCAGAGCCTTCTATAACCAAGATTGATGGTTACATTAATGTTGGTTTTCAGGGTATAAATCTGGATACAGAACCATCAGAAGACATTCCTGTTTCTATAAAAAGGCAGGGAGACGAACTCATATTGAGCTTCTTTTACGGGAAAGAATTTGATGTTGAGCCTGTTTATCTCGGAGATGAAATAATTCTTGATATGAAAAAAGTTAAAGAAACTAAAATAGTTGAATCACAAGAAACTAAATCCATAGAAACCTCTCTGCCAAAGGCTGGTAATGAAGAAAAGACTATTTCACTTGACCTTCAAGATGCTGATATTGTAGGGGTTTTCAGACTTCTTGGAGACATAGGTGGATACAATATTGTCATCCATCCTGATGTAAAAGGTAAGGTAACATTAAAGCTAATAAATGTTCCATGGCAACAGGCAGTTGATGTCATATGTAAAACCTTTCAACTTGAAAAAACATTTGAAGGAAATATAATAAGAATTGCTCCTGTTAAAATTTTTCAGGAAGAAAAAAAACTTGAAGCAGAGACAAAAGATCTTTTCAAAAAAGCAGAAGATGAACAAATTCGCATATTTGTTTTGAAGTACGCTTCTGTTGATAAGGTAAAAGGGACAATAGAAGCAGCAAAAATTCTATCCCCAAAAGGAACAATATCAACTGATGAAAGAACAAGAACAGTAATCATTAGAGATATTCCTTCTGTTTTAGGGCATATTGCAAGGCTTGTAGCAGACCTTGATAAACCAACAAGGCAGATACTTCTTGAAGCAAGAATTATAGAAATGTCAAGCAGCTTTTCAAAAAGTCTTGGGTTTGAATGGGGTATTCAGTGGTATCCTCCGGGCACAAGAACAACGATAGTTGGCTCTGTAGGAGCAGCAGCAGGTAGTTCAGCAAGCAGTGTTCCAGGAGGAACTGCACCATTAGCAATAAATCTACCTGCTTCAACAGGGAATGTAACTTCGCCAACAACTGCATTTACAATCGGATATCTTAATCCAAGTCAAACAATTGCACTTGATTTAAGGATTTCAGCACTTCAACAATCAGGAAAGGGTAAAGTTATATCAAATCCAAAGGTTATTACTCTTGATAATCAGAAAGCAAAAATAGTTCAGGGAGCAAGTATTCCTTACGGAGAAAAAGATGTTCAAAGCGGACAAATATCAACCAAGTTTAAAGATGTTGCAATAACAGTTGAGGCAACGCCTCATCTTATTGATGATAAATCAATGCTTCTTGATGTAAGTGTTATCAAAGAAGACCTTGTGGAATTTGTAAATATAGGTGGAGTTTATGCTCCGAGAACCACAAAAATAGAAGGAAATACAAAGGTTTCTTTAAAAGATGGTGAAACTCTTGTTATAGGAGGCATATATAAAAAGACTGACAGCTTGACAGAATCTAAGGTTCCAGGACTTGGAGATGTTCCTTTGCTTGGTGAACTGTTTAAAAGTCGTGGCAGAGATGAAACACTTTACGAAGTTATGATTTTTGTGACTCCAAGAATTTTAAAGTATGAGTAA
- a CDS encoding pilus assembly protein PilP, with protein MMNRKNILFIGIVTLFIVLLLVIYLFNNTLKHEEIVQQSVKKQSIQTNLQEITFPTYSYDAQKLRDPFAPLIVKREERKKGASPLESYDIEELKLTGVAKDKKGSLALIQAPDGRFYIVRENDRIGFSGGKVIRILKDGVEIKEDNRKLKYLKLGAEEEK; from the coding sequence ATGATGAATAGAAAAAATATTTTATTTATCGGAATAGTTACATTATTCATAGTTTTACTGTTAGTAATTTATCTATTTAATAACACCTTAAAACATGAAGAAATAGTCCAACAATCTGTAAAAAAACAATCAATCCAAACAAATTTACAAGAAATTACATTCCCTACATATTCCTATGATGCTCAAAAATTAAGAGATCCCTTTGCACCATTAATCGTAAAAAGAGAGGAGCGGAAAAAAGGGGCTTCTCCTCTTGAAAGTTATGACATAGAAGAACTTAAGCTCACAGGAGTTGCAAAGGATAAAAAAGGTAGTCTTGCACTTATTCAGGCACCTGATGGAAGGTTCTATATCGTAAGAGAAAATGATAGAATAGGGTTTAGTGGAGGTAAAGTAATCAGGATTCTAAAAGATGGTGTTGAGATTAAAGAAGATAATAGAAAGCTTAAATATTTAAAGCTTGGAGCGGAGGAAGAGAAATGA
- a CDS encoding type 4a pilus biogenesis protein PilO gives MNWENLSKTNRILLMVIPCLVLFILFSSVYLLPNLEAIDKLKKEKNSLKEEIEKANMVVNKYEELKALNEQLQKKMEFLANLLPKETEVSDVLKKVSEIGLQKGLVVTSWKPKDKKPHSSNEVYEIPVEVLMRGKYHTFGTFFADITKIERIINIKKMEIKKGDKDPTMLNMNLIAVTYSLIPEEEKKKIQQKKK, from the coding sequence ATGAACTGGGAAAACCTTTCAAAAACTAACAGAATTCTTTTAATGGTGATTCCATGTCTTGTTCTTTTTATTCTTTTCAGTTCTGTTTATTTATTACCAAATCTGGAAGCTATTGATAAATTAAAAAAAGAAAAAAATAGTTTAAAAGAAGAGATAGAAAAAGCAAATATGGTAGTTAACAAGTATGAAGAATTGAAAGCTTTAAATGAACAACTTCAGAAAAAGATGGAGTTTCTTGCAAATCTTCTTCCTAAGGAAACAGAAGTTTCTGATGTATTAAAGAAAGTTTCTGAGATAGGACTTCAAAAAGGATTAGTTGTAACTTCATGGAAACCAAAAGATAAAAAGCCACATTCATCAAATGAAGTTTATGAAATTCCTGTAGAAGTGTTAATGCGTGGTAAATATCATACATTTGGAACATTTTTCGCTGATATTACAAAAATAGAAAGAATAATCAACATAAAAAAGATGGAAATTAAAAAAGGTGATAAGGATCCAACAATGCTTAATATGAACTTGATTGCTGTAACATACTCATTGATACCAGAAGAAGAAAAGAAGAAAATACAACAGAAGAAAAAATGA
- a CDS encoding PilN domain-containing protein → MIKINLLPKKEVKKTGKKFQVTLSWEVVKKFIIPAGITLVILMVIFAYCEYIKSEYQKDIESQKKVLSGLQKKIAEVKKFEAMNKDIEAKTKLIESLKKMQSAPVSILSTIVKKLPDGVWLTGLQFDEAVTVEGIGFSNLNVVAFVDNLKATPELQDVYLVESQQTEFEKQAVYKFIIKFKLKV, encoded by the coding sequence GTGATTAAAATAAATCTTTTACCCAAAAAAGAGGTAAAAAAAACAGGCAAAAAGTTCCAAGTCACACTATCTTGGGAAGTTGTTAAAAAGTTTATAATTCCAGCAGGAATAACATTGGTGATTCTGATGGTTATTTTTGCTTATTGTGAGTATATAAAATCAGAATATCAAAAAGATATAGAAAGCCAGAAAAAAGTGCTTTCAGGGCTACAGAAAAAAATTGCCGAGGTTAAAAAATTTGAAGCAATGAATAAAGATATAGAAGCAAAAACAAAATTAATTGAAAGTTTGAAAAAAATGCAATCAGCACCTGTTAGTATTCTCAGCACTATTGTAAAAAAACTTCCTGATGGAGTATGGCTTACAGGATTACAGTTTGATGAGGCAGTTACAGTTGAAGGCATAGGATTTTCAAACTTAAATGTAGTTGCATTTGTTGACAATCTTAAAGCAACACCAGAGTTACAGGATGTCTATCTTGTAGAATCTCAGCAAACTGAGTTTGAAAAACAGGCAGTATATAAATTTATTATAAAATTTAAGCTAAAGGTGTAA
- the pilM gene encoding type IV pilus biogenesis protein PilM, whose amino-acid sequence MVLGIEIEPSSIRIAQMSKKYELVQWEIFELPNGVFGSEGIVDSDTLIKTLLKIPPKFNIKDLKVALAISGPTYTAVKILQVPYINKDEIALNLPLELDKYIPFSVKEVYYDFHILEQSKNRNSAELLVAVANKQIVDEYVNIFERAGITLVAIDIGALALYNIYEVNYSDVDTVAVINIGENVINFAIAKKNKPIYIRDSTIALNININEAHDEEIRNFADEVSAEIYRQIEYFKAFMSEESVKKIYLTGFPVISPFFISSIEERLEQEIFIFNPFKKIKINKKISSKMHKYVNIASISIGLSLRGTEKIK is encoded by the coding sequence ATGGTTCTTGGGATAGAAATAGAGCCTTCTTCTATTAGAATAGCTCAGATGAGCAAGAAATATGAGCTTGTTCAATGGGAGATATTTGAACTTCCAAATGGCGTATTCGGTTCAGAAGGCATTGTTGATAGTGATACTCTTATAAAAACTCTTTTAAAAATTCCTCCTAAGTTTAATATAAAGGATCTCAAAGTAGCATTAGCAATTTCAGGACCCACATATACAGCTGTAAAAATACTCCAAGTTCCTTACATAAATAAAGATGAAATTGCTTTAAATCTTCCCTTAGAACTTGATAAATACATTCCTTTTAGCGTGAAAGAAGTATATTATGATTTTCATATACTTGAACAATCAAAAAATAGAAATTCAGCAGAACTGCTTGTAGCAGTCGCTAACAAACAAATAGTGGATGAATATGTCAATATTTTTGAAAGAGCAGGCATTACACTGGTAGCTATAGATATTGGAGCTTTAGCTCTTTACAATATATACGAGGTAAATTATAGCGATGTTGATACTGTCGCAGTTATTAACATAGGAGAAAATGTTATTAACTTTGCTATCGCAAAGAAAAATAAGCCTATTTATATTAGAGATAGCACTATTGCTTTAAATATTAATATAAATGAAGCTCACGATGAAGAAATAAGAAACTTCGCAGATGAAGTTTCTGCAGAAATTTATAGACAGATTGAGTATTTCAAGGCTTTTATGTCCGAAGAATCTGTAAAAAAGATATATCTTACAGGATTTCCTGTAATTTCTCCTTTTTTTATTTCATCAATTGAGGAAAGGCTGGAGCAGGAAATTTTTATATTTAATCCTTTCAAAAAAATCAAGATTAATAAAAAAATCTCATCCAAAATGCATAAATATGTAAACATTGCCTCTATATCAATAGGTTTATCTCTGAGAGGAACGGAGAAGATAAAGTGA
- the aroE gene encoding shikimate dehydrogenase produces the protein MITGKTKIIGIFGDPIEHTLSPLIHNEAFSYLGLDYCYVAFNVKKDKLKEAVEAIRALNIRGVNITVPHKETVIQYIDELSDEVKNIGAVNTILNNEGILKGFNTDVNGFILSLKDEGISMKNKNFLILGAGGAAKAIVYGILKEGGKVYIYNRTPSNALAIKEKFKKFGFIEIVEMDKSVTEKIDVIVNATSLGLKKDDPMPLNPELIKPEHVYCDIVYPETPLMREAERIGCKVVGGIGMLLWQAAFAFKIWTEVEAPIEIMKKTLNKLLTKD, from the coding sequence GTGATTACAGGAAAAACAAAAATAATAGGAATATTCGGTGATCCTATAGAACATACACTTTCTCCTTTAATACATAATGAAGCTTTTTCATATCTTGGACTTGATTATTGTTATGTAGCCTTTAATGTAAAAAAAGACAAACTAAAAGAAGCTGTGGAAGCTATAAGAGCTCTGAATATAAGGGGTGTTAATATTACAGTTCCTCACAAAGAGACAGTAATCCAATACATTGATGAGCTTTCAGATGAAGTTAAAAATATCGGTGCAGTCAATACAATTTTAAATAATGAAGGAATATTAAAAGGATTTAATACAGATGTAAACGGCTTTATTTTATCCCTTAAAGATGAAGGAATATCAATGAAAAATAAGAACTTTTTAATTCTGGGAGCAGGTGGGGCTGCAAAAGCCATAGTTTACGGGATTTTAAAAGAAGGTGGAAAAGTTTATATTTACAATAGAACGCCATCTAACGCATTGGCAATAAAAGAAAAGTTTAAAAAATTTGGTTTTATTGAAATTGTGGAAATGGATAAATCAGTTACTGAAAAAATAGATGTTATAGTAAATGCCACATCACTTGGTTTAAAAAAGGATGACCCTATGCCTTTAAATCCTGAATTAATAAAACCTGAACATGTTTATTGTGATATTGTTTATCCTGAAACACCTTTGATGAGAGAAGCGGAACGAATCGGATGCAAGGTTGTTGGAGGGATTGGAATGCTTCTGTGGCAGGCTGCATTTGCCTTTAAAATATGGACTGAAGTTGAAGCTCCTATTGAAATTATGAAAAAAACTTTGAATAAACTATTGACAAAAGATTAA
- a CDS encoding nucleotide sugar dehydrogenase encodes MVQYEDLEKGKEKILIIGLGYVGLPLAVAMAKYFNIVGFDRNSQRIKDLKKGLDSTGEVTKAELLNSNIEFQDRLSDKNKFKFIIVAVPTPVDKLKNPDLSFLVSASEVVGRHISKGGVAVFESTVYPGATEEVCVPVIEKESGLRWKRDFWIGYSPERVNPGDREHNIERVVKIVSGDTPQTLELVASVYGKVIKAGVYKSPDIKTAEAAKVIENIQRDINIALMNELALIFHKLGLDTKEVLNAAKTKWNFLPFEPGLVGGHCIPVDPYYLARKSVEVGHAPELILAGRGVNEFIPLYIAHEIVKILIKAGKKVKGSKILILGATFKENVPDLRNSKVMELSKELEDFGMQIYHYDPVVMKNDLNHEYRWNFIDDINHHSPYDCVVLAVKHEVFIKKFSLDFYSKIMKTPCILIDIKGAYDREEILRKGFLYWRL; translated from the coding sequence ATGGTTCAATATGAAGATTTAGAAAAAGGTAAAGAAAAAATTCTCATCATAGGGCTTGGATATGTGGGATTACCCTTGGCAGTTGCCATGGCAAAATATTTTAATATTGTTGGCTTTGATAGGAACTCGCAAAGAATCAAAGATCTTAAAAAAGGGCTTGATTCTACAGGCGAAGTAACAAAGGCGGAACTATTGAATTCAAATATTGAGTTTCAGGATAGGTTGTCGGATAAGAATAAATTTAAATTTATAATAGTTGCGGTTCCAACTCCTGTTGATAAGCTTAAAAATCCTGATTTATCTTTTCTTGTTTCTGCATCTGAGGTAGTAGGTAGGCATATTTCAAAAGGTGGGGTGGCTGTATTTGAGTCTACTGTTTATCCAGGAGCAACTGAGGAAGTATGTGTTCCTGTTATTGAAAAAGAAAGCGGTTTAAGATGGAAAAGAGATTTTTGGATCGGCTATTCACCTGAAAGAGTAAATCCTGGAGACAGGGAGCACAACATAGAAAGAGTAGTAAAAATCGTATCAGGAGACACTCCTCAGACACTTGAGCTTGTGGCATCGGTTTATGGGAAAGTAATCAAGGCAGGTGTTTACAAATCACCAGACATAAAAACAGCAGAAGCTGCCAAGGTTATTGAAAACATTCAGAGAGACATAAATATAGCTTTGATGAATGAATTAGCCTTGATTTTCCATAAATTGGGACTTGACACTAAAGAAGTTCTCAATGCTGCCAAGACTAAATGGAACTTTTTGCCATTTGAACCTGGGCTTGTAGGTGGGCATTGCATACCTGTTGACCCTTATTATCTTGCCAGAAAATCCGTAGAGGTAGGACACGCTCCAGAGTTGATTTTAGCTGGTAGAGGTGTAAATGAGTTTATTCCTCTTTATATAGCCCATGAAATAGTGAAAATTTTGATAAAAGCAGGAAAAAAGGTAAAAGGTTCTAAGATTTTAATTTTGGGGGCAACTTTCAAAGAAAATGTGCCTGATTTAAGAAACAGTAAGGTAATGGAACTAAGCAAAGAATTAGAGGATTTTGGCATGCAGATTTATCATTACGACCCTGTTGTGATGAAAAATGACCTAAATCACGAATACAGATGGAATTTTATAGATGATATAAATCATCATTCACCCTATGATTGTGTTGTTTTAGCTGTTAAACATGAAGTTTTTATTAAGAAATTTAGCCTTGATTTTTACAGTAAAATTATGAAAACCCCTTGTATACTTATTGACATAAAAGGCGCTTATGATAGAGAGGAAATTTTGAGAAAAGGATTTCTTTATTGGAGATTATAA
- a CDS encoding glycosyltransferase family 4 protein, translated as MTIKVLHTESSPGWGGQENRILNECIGIQKLGAKVFILCQPESGLAKKAQDAGIEVFMHPMRKSYDIKAIYYTARLIHKLNIDVVNTHSGKDTYIAGFARKLSKKHPLIVRTRHLALPITSTFSYKYLSDIIVTVSEYVRNYLISRGIKPEKVFTVPTGIDIEKFNPDKVKASLREKLGLSKNTPLIGTVAVLRKKKGHHILLEAIPEVLREIPEAIFVFVGDGPQRKNIEEKIKQYGLSKNVIMLGHRNDIPQILNSIDLFILPTLQEALGTSFLEAMAMGKPVIGSDVDGVREVIDNGVNGYLVSPNEPRLLASKILEILKEPNLAYKMGQAGRKKVENKYTLEHMCKSMLDLYLQYSNKTL; from the coding sequence ATGACTATCAAGGTTCTTCACACTGAATCCTCACCAGGCTGGGGTGGACAGGAAAATAGAATTTTGAATGAATGTATAGGCATTCAGAAATTAGGCGCTAAGGTATTTATTCTCTGCCAACCTGAGAGTGGACTTGCCAAAAAAGCCCAAGATGCTGGTATAGAAGTTTTTATGCATCCTATGAGAAAGAGTTACGATATCAAAGCAATCTACTATACAGCAAGACTCATCCACAAATTGAACATTGATGTAGTAAACACTCATAGTGGTAAGGACACCTATATTGCAGGATTTGCAAGAAAGCTCTCAAAAAAACATCCCCTAATTGTGAGAACCCGACATCTTGCTTTACCAATTACCTCTACTTTTTCATATAAATATCTCTCAGATATTATAGTAACAGTCAGCGAATATGTGAGAAACTATCTTATCAGCAGGGGTATCAAGCCTGAAAAAGTCTTTACAGTTCCTACAGGAATTGATATTGAAAAATTTAATCCCGATAAAGTGAAAGCCTCGCTAAGAGAAAAATTAGGACTTAGCAAAAACACTCCTTTAATCGGCACTGTAGCTGTTTTAAGAAAGAAAAAAGGTCATCACATTCTGCTTGAAGCAATTCCTGAAGTTTTAAGAGAAATCCCAGAAGCAATTTTTGTCTTTGTCGGAGACGGTCCTCAAAGAAAAAATATTGAGGAAAAAATTAAGCAGTATGGACTTTCAAAAAATGTAATTATGCTTGGACACAGAAATGATATTCCTCAGATACTTAATTCCATTGATTTATTTATTCTTCCCACCCTACAGGAAGCTTTGGGGACATCTTTCTTAGAAGCAATGGCAATGGGCAAACCTGTTATAGGTTCAGATGTTGATGGAGTAAGAGAAGTCATTGATAATGGGGTAAATGGATATCTTGTTTCTCCGAATGAGCCTCGTTTATTGGCATCCAAAATATTGGAAATTCTTAAAGAGCCAAATTTAGCATATAAGATGGGACAGGCAGGAAGAAAAAAAGTGGAAAACAAATATACGTTAGAACATATGTGCAAAAGTATGCTTGATTTATATTTGCAATATTCAAACAAAACTTTATAA